Proteins from one Mus pahari chromosome 10, PAHARI_EIJ_v1.1, whole genome shotgun sequence genomic window:
- the LOC110328711 gene encoding secreted seminal-vesicle Ly-6 protein 1-like: MGKYLLLLLLGIFLLVGFLQALTCVHCGMLNSSRICEIGETSCEATYNRKCALWLLYKDGKFQYGFQGCLRACFNYTKTNNNVVKEYKCCDHKNLCNKP; this comes from the exons ATGGGCAAGTACCTCTTGCTGCTACTCTTGGGCATCTTTTTGCTGGTGGGCTTTCTGCAAG CACTGACGTGTGTCCACTGTGGAATGTTGAACTCTTCCAGGATTTGTGAGATAGGAGAAACCTCCTGTGAAGCTACATATAATAGGAAGTGTGCTTTATGGCTACTCTATAAAG aTGGTAAATTCCAATATGGCTTCCAGGGATGTCTTAGAGCGTGCTTCAATTATACCAAGACCAACAATAATGTGGTAAAGGAATATAAATGTTGTGATCACAAAAATTTGTGTAACAAGCCTTAA